Within Gilvibacter sp. SZ-19, the genomic segment CGACATAAATTCCCGCCGGCTTAATGTCAAGCCCTGCTACAGTTTCTTCTAGTAAAACGGGTTTATGATAATCCATCAACATCATGCGCTGTATCGCCCATTACCTCTTCGGCCAGATCGGCAAAGTCATTCGCTGCATCCGCTATCGCGGTTTCATACTTGGCTTTGTCCCAGATCTCAACTATTGTGACGGCCGAAGCAATTACAATTTCTTTTGACAGACCTGCAAATTGCATCAGGTCTTTCGGGATCAACAATCGTCCGGTACTATCCAACTCCACTGTACGAACACCTGCGGTAAAACGGCGAATGAAATCGTTGTTCTTTCTATTGAACCTATTGAGTCCACTCATCTTATCCATCAGATTGTTCCACTCACTCATCGGATAGAGTTCCAAGCACGGTTGAAACACAGCGCGTTTGATCACGAAGCCATCCGCCAATGAAGGAGACAGTTGCTTCTTCAAACCAGCAGGCACCATAACGCGACCTTTCACGTCTGCTTTACAATCGTATGTACCAATGAGATTGAGCACGGAATTTCCCGAAAAAATTTGTTTAGTTGGTCAAATATATCAATATTTTACCACAATTTACCACATTTTACCACATTGTTGATAAGTTTTACCACCCTAGTGTAGAAACCCCCATAAACCTTTGATTTTTAATAATTTGAACGTCTTATTTTTGTTGTTTATTGTGAGCCTCTCACAGGCTTTGTAACCCCCGTAAACATTTGTATTTTAGACCGACAAACCCAAGGACGTATTCGCCGATAATTACCTATATTTGCGACAGTCAACTAGCAGCAACCGAATGGCCCACCAATTAAAGAAAGCAGGCAAATTCAGCTACCTCGAGAAAGGGGAAGGCACTCCTATCATCATACTTCACGGGTTGATGGGTGGTCTGTCAAACTTTGATGCAGTTACTAAGCACTTCCCGGAACACGGTTACAAGATCTTGATTCCGGAACTCCCTATTTATACCATGCCACTTCTAAAAACCAATGTTAAAACCTTGGCGGTTTACGTATCTGATTTTATTGATCACATTGGCGAGCAGCAGGTTATTCTATTGGGGAATTCACTAGGAGGACACATAGGGCTTTTATGTACCAAATTGTACCCTGAAAAGATAAAGGGTCTAGTGATCACTGGGAGTTCTGGCCTCTATGAAAGCGCCATGGGAGAAAGCTATCCAAAACGTGGAGATTACGAGTACATTAAGCAAAAGGCAGAGAATGTGTTCTACGACCCTAAGGTAGCGACCAAAGAGATCGTTGATGAGGTCTATGCCACTGTTAATGACAGAAACAAGCTGATCCGCACCTTGGCGATCGCCAAGAGTGCCATTAGACATAATATGGCTAAGGACTTACCTAATATGCCTAATCCAACTTGTATCATTTGGGGTAAAAACGACAATGTGACTCCACCTAACGTGGCAGAGGAATTCCACGAACTCCTCCCAGACTCAGACCTCTATTGGATCGACAAATGCGGCCATGCAGCCATGATGGAACATCCGGATCGATTCAACGAAATCTTACACGCTTGGCTCCGAGAGCGACAGCTATAATCTAGCCCAATGGATATCAAATCCGCAACTTTTGTAATGAGCAACAGCGATGTTGCCAAATGCCCGAAGAGCAACTTACCGGAATACGCCTTTATTGGCCGATCTAATGTGGGTAAGTCGTCGCTGATCAACATGCTCACCAATAGAAAGAGTTTGGCAAAAACCTCTGGGAGACCAGGTAAAACGCAGCTCATCAATCATTTTTTGATCAACGAGAATTGGCATCTGGTCGATTTGCCGGGCTATGGCTACGCTCGTGTTTCTAAATCGGACAAGAAGACCTTTCAGAAGTTCATTACGCAATATTTTGAGCGTCGTAAACAATTGGCCATGGGCTTTGTCTTGGTAGATTGTCGCCACGAGCCACAACCCATTGACTTGGAGTTTATGCAATGGCTGGGCGAGAACGCTTTACCTTTTGGAATAATCTTTACCAAAGCAGATAAACTCAAACCCAATGCCTTAAAACGAAATGTAGATACGTATCTGCAGCGTTTATTGGAAACCTGGGAAAGCCTGCCTCCCTACTTCATTACCTCTAGCGCAAAACGCACTGGCGCGGAAGAGTTGCTCGATTATATTGATACTATAAACAAAGAGATTGAGCAGCAATCTCAATTGTAAGCCTGCAACTTCTCAGTTACGCTAGCTATCAGGGCATGAGCATCGGCCAGAGCCTTTAACTGCTCCGCAGTCATAAAAACCTCTAAAGACTGCTCGGTTTCCATTAAGATAATTGGGAACTCATATTTAGGAAGCCATTTGGAACGAAACGCCTTTTCAAATTCATCTTTGTGATAAAAATACATGGGCAATGTTGCTTCTTGCCTGAATGTCTTCCAGGCTGCCACTTCTTGAAAACTGTTGTGCGTTAAACTACAGAGGTCACAGT encodes:
- a CDS encoding alpha/beta fold hydrolase — its product is MAHQLKKAGKFSYLEKGEGTPIIILHGLMGGLSNFDAVTKHFPEHGYKILIPELPIYTMPLLKTNVKTLAVYVSDFIDHIGEQQVILLGNSLGGHIGLLCTKLYPEKIKGLVITGSSGLYESAMGESYPKRGDYEYIKQKAENVFYDPKVATKEIVDEVYATVNDRNKLIRTLAIAKSAIRHNMAKDLPNMPNPTCIIWGKNDNVTPPNVAEEFHELLPDSDLYWIDKCGHAAMMEHPDRFNEILHAWLRERQL
- the mraZ gene encoding division/cell wall cluster transcriptional repressor MraZ, which translates into the protein MLNLIGTYDCKADVKGRVMVPAGLKKQLSPSLADGFVIKRAVFQPCLELYPMSEWNNLMDKMSGLNRFNRKNNDFIRRFTAGVRTVELDSTGRLLIPKDLMQFAGLSKEIVIASAVTIVEIWDKAKYETAIADAANDFADLAEEVMGDTAHDVDGLS
- the yihA gene encoding ribosome biogenesis GTP-binding protein YihA/YsxC, which translates into the protein MDIKSATFVMSNSDVAKCPKSNLPEYAFIGRSNVGKSSLINMLTNRKSLAKTSGRPGKTQLINHFLINENWHLVDLPGYGYARVSKSDKKTFQKFITQYFERRKQLAMGFVLVDCRHEPQPIDLEFMQWLGENALPFGIIFTKADKLKPNALKRNVDTYLQRLLETWESLPPYFITSSAKRTGAEELLDYIDTINKEIEQQSQL